In Humulus lupulus chromosome 7, drHumLupu1.1, whole genome shotgun sequence, the following are encoded in one genomic region:
- the LOC133790862 gene encoding piezo-type mechanosensitive ion channel homolog isoform X3 yields the protein MDFIVSTDESNLTEQLLPKRHSFFIRESRSGVKHTNVLLRRAVFRTFSINFFTYGFPISLLALSFWSFHFASLCAFGLVVYVGYVLYAFPPMLHLHRLNGLLLVFILFWAASTYVFNVAFTFLNKELDKDMVIWETIGLWHYSIPGLYLLAQFGLGVLVAMGNLVNNSVFSYLSDGEGPSTIESSNVEGKEETIVFIVATIAWGLRKTSRVVVLVLLLLMATKSGIIHAVYMIFFMIHLLRHTVGRRLRISLILLCQAHFSLLYILQLNVISKAFKQKGSFFMDILSDLGLLNQTSGEFLPMALLACFCSIHNHGFDMVFSFSAIVQRAPYPPVGFSILRAGLIKSVLLSLSSSRGYPQINSSHERKIASYLSAMGQKCLSAYRSWGTYIALSTILFTVYLVIPNYTSFGHLFFLLLWLIGRQILGKTRWQLWFPIKVYAAAVVVLIYSMSVFTSFQIWLSRIVDLESAFGYKNKASTIENIWESLAILVVMQLYSYERIHNNNFSEDDFDGPEIKALSFIKRLLIWHSEKILFLATFHASVSPVSAFGFVYLLGLVISSMLPKTSRIPSILFLLYSGFLAMVEYLFQMWGDQAEMFPGQKHSYLSLFLGLQLYKPGFSGIESGLRSKVLVIAACVLRYNVFHWLKIMPHDNGNRGKWDEPCTLFALSEATKNETDSKPTSRTWSSLNCALFQGPSVVSPEKGSSDGINNSTYLYNYFWESSKESRKWNRRRILSLKKERLDMQKTSLKIYMKFWIENMFNLFGLEMNMIVLLLASFAVINAISLLYIASLAACVLLHRHIIKRLWPVFVFLCASIVIIEYLVLWQNLAAGKRPAAQVPCHDCWRAFEVYYNFCKKCWLGIIADDPRILISYYVVFMFSCFKLRSDRLSIPYGSQIYREMIFNCYKASVLSDLSFETKGLWTYLDFLRLYGYCYLLDLVLVLILITGTLEYDVLHLGYLGFALVFFRMRLEILKKKNKIFKFLRMYNFGLIVLSLAYQSPFIGDAIEGKCDTTDYISQVIGFYKYDYGFRITSRSALVEIIIFMLVSLQSYMFSSKEFDYVSKYLEAEQIGAIVREQEKRAAWKTELLQYIHKSEEQKCLRNLQVEKMKSEMLNLKIQLDSITITASCGNNSPGSENVLRRRKSSLSLNRVNGIWGSGENELKREDLSLSSDAMSDFDTIESPTSEGTESLLAESSKHMIDNLHEITQLEIKATDSYSLVDSERRDREKLKTRGNPIISAVHLIGDGVSQVQSLGNLAVHNLINFLNIEHKGQDSDEHSSEDEVYYETETQNMCNEQAEQTAHVVRLSSDRIMSDATYSQIGIILRYMWSQTRSNNDVVCYCCFVIVFLWNFSMLSMVYLMVLFLYALCINTGPSHIFWVVMLIYTEFCILLQYLYQIIIQHCGFTINASLLQELGFPANKAVSSFVTSNWPLFLVYLFTLLQTTITTKDGDWANMATEFSFSKRKNYLQQDLVKSYSCRERIKRLLLPVRNVGRQFIRRVHRYWKSLTEGAETPPYFVQLSMEVRLLPDDSIQPEKIESGINRLLKILHDKRCKEKNMNRFHSPSRVRVQSIESSPENTDVALVVLEVVHASPSSESSPAPAEWYTSLTPAADVANEILKAQHDGVLNWIRFPYPILSVIGGGKRELDLYAYTFCADLAVFFLVAIFYQSVIKNNTEFLEVYQLEDQFPKEFVFILMAIFFLIVLDRIIYLRSFATGKVIFYLSNLVLFTCSITRYAWNMEPSHRYAGRLALRAVYLTKAISLALQAIQIRFGMPNKSTLYRQFLTSSISQINFMGFRAYRALPFLYELRCVLDWSCTTTSLTMYDWLKLEDIHGSLFLVKCDVELNRASHQQGQKQTKMTKFCNGICLFLVLICVIWAPMLMYSSGNPTNIANPIKDASVRIEIKTISGRLTLFETTLCEKISWSKLNTDTKLDTHDYLSTYNEQDIQLICCQADASSLWLVPPVVQTRYMNSLQRSMDIVLSWQFTRDRPKGKETVKYELTVQDQDLPKSSEVREVLNGTANSFTIHNLYPRYFRVTGSGEVRFLENAADLVSGELVLNRGNPEWWSFHDIDESNVGGCGELAGPLAIVVSEETPQGILGETLSKFSIWGLYITFVLAVGRFIRLQCSDLRMRIPFENLPSCDRLLAICEDIYAARAEGELEVEEVLYWTLIKIYRSPHMLLEYTKLD from the exons ATGGATTTCATTGTATCCACTGATGAGAGCAACTTGACCGAGCAGCTTCTTCCTAAAAGGCATTCATTTTTTATTCGTGAGTCAAG ATCAGGAGTGAAGCATACTAATGTACTTTTGCGCAGAGCTGTCTTTCGTACTTTCAGTATCAACTTTTTCACTTATGGCTTTCCG ATATCCTTGCTTGCTCTCTCATTTTGGAGTTTCCATTTTGCAAGTCTATGTGCATTTGGATTAGTTGTATACGTTGGCTATGTTCTTTACGCCTTTCCACCAATGCTACATTTGCATCGACTGAATGGTTTGCTTCTTGTTTTCATTCTTTTCTGGGCTGCTAGCACATATGTCTTTAATGTGGCATTTACATTCCTTAACAAGGAGCTGGACAAG GACATGGTGATATGGGAAACCATAGGCTTATGGCATTACTCAATACCGGGGCTTTATCTGCTGGCACAATTTGGTCTTGGTGTTCTTGTTGCTATGGGCAATCTGGTTAACAATTCTGTTTTCTCGTATTTGTCTGATGGAGAGGGACCATCTACGATTGAAAGTTCTAATGTAGAAG GGAAAGAAGAGACTATTGTTTTCATTGTTGCTACAATTGCATGGGGACTGCGTAAAACTTCTCGTGTTGTAGTGTTGGTTCTATTACTTCTAATGGCAACAAAATCTGGCATTATACATGCTGTATACA TGATTTTCTTTATGATTCATCTACTACGGCATACTGTTGGTAGAAGACTACGCATTTCTTTAATTCTACTATGTCAGGCACATTTTTCTCTGCTGTACATTCTTCAACTTAATGTAATATCCAAGGCCTTCAAGCAGAAAGGGTCATTTTTTATGGACATTCTCTCAGACTTGG GCCTTCTTAACCAAACTAGTGGTGAATTCCTACCAATGGCTCTGCTTGCATGCTTCTGTTCCATTCACAATCACGGGTTTGACATGGTTTTTTCATTCTCAGCAATTGTGCAACGTGCTCCCTACCCTCCAGTTGGCTTTAGCATTTTGAGAGCTGGTTTAATTAAATCAGTTCTTCTGTCTCTAAGTTCTTCTAGGGGGTACCCTCAAATCAATTCTTCTCATG AGAGAAAGATAGCCTCTTATCTGAGTGCAATGGGGCAAAAGTGTCTCTCAGCATATCGATCATGGGGAACCTACATTGCCCTTTCAACTATTCTTTTTACAGTATATCTTGTAATACCTAACTACACTTCATTTGGTCATCTATTCTTCCTCTTACTTTGGTTGATTGGAAGACAAATTCTGGGAAAAACAAGATGGCAGCTTTGGTTTCCTATAAAAGTTTATGCAGCTGCAGTCGTTGTATTGATATATAGTATGAGTGTCTTCACCAGCTTTCAGATATGGTTGTCAAGAATAGTCGATCTTGAGTCTGCATTTGGATATAAAAATAAAGCTTCAACAATAGAAAATATTTGGGAATCACTAGCTATATTGGTTGTAATGCAACTGTATAGCTATGAGAGGATTCATAACAATAATTTTTCAGAAGACGACTTTGATGGGCCAGAAATAAAAGCACTCTCATTTATCAAACGCCTTCTGATATGGCACAGTGAGAAGATTCTTTTTCTGGCCACATTTCATGCATCAGTTTCTCCAGTGAGTGCATTTGGTTTTGTTTATCTTCTTGGTCTAGTCATAAGTTCAATGTTACCAAAAACTTCTAGGATTCCTTCCATATTATTTCTATTGTATTCAGGATTTTTAGCAATGGTTGAGTATCTCTTCCAGATGTGGGGTGACCAGGCCGAGATGTTCCCTGGTCAAAAACACTCTTATCTGTCCTTGTTTCTAGGATTGCAGCTGTACAAGCCAGGATTCTCGGGTATAGAATCAGGCTTGCGGAGCAAAGTTTTGGTAATAGCTGCATGTGTACTCCGGTACAATGTCTTTCATTGGTTGAAAATAATGCCACATGACAATGGAAACAGAGGCAAATGGGATGAGCCTTGCACTTTGTTTGCCTTAAGTGAAGCAACAAAAAATGAAACAGACAGTAAACCAACAAGCCGCACCTGGTCATCTTTAAACTGTGCCCTTTTTCAAGGGCCAAGCGTTGTATCTCCTGAAAAAGGGTCTTCTGATGGCATTAACAACAGCACATATTTATACAATTATTTCTGGGAAAGTTCCAAAGAGAGCCGTAAATGGAATAGAAGAAGGATTCTTTCTTTGAAAAAGGAAAGGCTTGATATGCAGAAGACTAGTTTGAAAATATATATGAAGTTCTGGATAGAGAATATGTTCAATCTCTTTGGCCTTGAGATGAACATGATAGTACTACTTCTTGCCAGCTTTGCCGTGATAAATGCCATCTCTTTGCTGTATATTGCTTCACTTGCTGCTTGTGTTCTTCTTCATCGACATATCATAAAGAGACTGTGGCCTGTGTTTGTGTTCTTGTGTGCTTCTATTGTCATCATTGAATACTTGGTTCTTTGGCAGAATTTGGCCGCAGGGAAGCGGCCTGCTGCACAAGTGCCCTGCCATGACTGTTGGAGAGCTTTTGAGGTTTATTACAACTTCTGCAAAAAGTGCTGGCTAG GAATCATAGCTGATGATCCCAGAATTCTTATAAGCTATTATGTTGTGTTCATGTTCTCGTGTTTTAAGCTTCGTTCTGATCGTTTGTCCATTCCTTATGGATCCCAAATATACAGAGAAATGATATTTAATTGCTATAAAGCATCTGTTTTAAGTGATCTCTCATTTGAAACAAAAGGTTTATGGACATATCTCGACTTTCTTAGGCTCTACGGTTATTGTTACTTACTTGATCTTGTTCTTGTTTTAATTTTGATCACTGGGACCCTTGAATATGATGTCCTGCACCTTGGATACCTTGGTTTTGCACTTGTTTTTTTCCGAATGAGGCTTGAGAtattgaagaagaagaacaaaatCTTCAAGTTCTTAAGAATGTACAACTTTGGTCTAATTGTCCTCTCTTTAGCTTATCAGTCTCCCTTCATAGGGGACGCCATTGAAGGGAAATGTGATACAACAGATTACATTAGTCAGGTGATTGGATTCTATAAATATGACTACGGTTTTCGAATCACTTCAAGATCTGCTCTTGTTGAAATTATCATATTCATGTTGGTGTCACTTCAATCATACATGTTTTCATCCAAGGAGTTTGATTATGTGTCGAAATATCTCGAGGCAGAGCAAATTGGCGCCATAGTGCGTGAGCAGGAGAAGAGAGCTGCTTGGAAGACAGAACTTTTGCAGTACATACATAAATCTGAAGAGCAAAAGTGCCTGAGAAATCTgcaggttgaaaagatgaagtcAGAGATGCTAAACCTTAAAATCCAGCTTGACAGCATAACTATTACCGCGAGTTGTGGTAACAATTCTCCAGGAAGTGAAAATGTTCTAAGAAGAAGAAAATCTTCCTTGAGTTTAAATAGAGTGAATGGAATATGGGGAAGTGGAGAAAATGAGTTAAAGAGAGAAGACCTTAGTTTGAGCTCTGATGCTATGTCGGATTTTGATACAATTGAATCTCCAACAAGTGAAGGAACTGAAAGTTTGTTAGCAGAATCCTCAAAGCATATGATAGATAATCTTCATGAGATAACTCAACTAGAGATTAAGGCCACTGATTCTTATAGTCTTGTGGATTCAGAAAGAAGAGATAGGGAAAAGTTGAAAACAAGAGGAAACCCCATAATTTCAGCAGTTCATCTTATTGGGGATGGAGTTTCTCAGGTTCAGTCCCTTGGGAATTTGGCAGTCCATAATCTTATTAATTTCTTGAACATAGAACACAAGGGACAAGATTCAGATGAGCATTCTTCTGAGGACGAGGTGTATTATGAAACAGAAACTCAGAACATGTGTAATGAACAAGCAGAACAAACAGCTCATGTAGTGCGATTAAGTAGTGACAGGATCATGTCTGATGCTACATACTCCCAAATTGGTATCATTCTACGTTACATGTGGAGTCAAACGAGATCAAATAATGATGTCGTTTGTTACTGCTGCTTTGTCATTGTGTTCTTGTGGAATTTCAGTATGTTATCCATGGTATATCTCATGGTTCTCTTCTTGTATGCTCTTTGTATAAACACTGGCCCAAGTCATATATTCTGGGTTGTTATGCTTATTTATACTGAGTTTTGCATACTACTTCAGTATCTATACCAAATCATCATCCAGCATTGTGGGTTTACCATTAATGCAAGCTTACTCCAAGAACTTGGATTTCCGGCTAACAAAGCTGTGTCGTCTTTTGTTACAAGCAACTGGCCTCTTTTTTTAGTGTATTTATTCACTCTTCTACAAACCACCATAACAACAAAAGATGGTGATTGGGCAAACATGGCTACAGAATTCAGCTTTAGTAAGAGAAAAAATTATCTCCAGCAAGATCTTGTGAAGAGTTATAGTTGCCGCGAGAGAATAAAAAGATTGCTTTTACCTGTAAGAAATGTTGGTAGACAGTTTATTAGAAGGGTGCACAGGTACTGGAAATCACTTACAGAAGGAGCAGAAACTCCACCTTACTTTGTACAGCTGTCCATGGAAGTTAGACTGTTGCCTGATGATAGTATCCAGCCAGAGAAAATTGAGTCAGGAATTAATAGGTTGCTTAAGATCTTACATGATAAAAGATGTAAAGAAAAGAACATGAACCGATTCCACTCACCAAGTCGTGTTCGAGTTCAAAGCATTGAAAGTAGCCCAGAAAATACTGATGTAGCTTTGGTTGTTTTGGAGGTTGTGCATGCCTCTCCTTCATCAGAATCTAGTCCAGCACCAGCAGAGTGGTACACATCACTAACTCCAGCTGCTGATGTTGCCAATGAGATTTTAAAAGCTCAACATGATGGAGTTCTAAATTGGATACGATTCCCATACCCAATACTCTCTGTGATTGGTGGTGGGAAAAGGGAATTAGATTTATATGCCTATACATTCTGTGCAGATTTGGCTGTTTTTTTCTTAGTTGCCATTTTCTACCAATCTGTCATAAAGAATAACACTGAGTTTCTTGAAGTCTATCAGCTTGAAGATCAGTTCCCAAAAgagtttgtatttattttgatG GCAATCTTTTTCTTAATTGTGCTTGATCGAATCATTTATCTTCGATCATTTGCCACTGGGAAAGTGATTTTCTATCTTTCCAACCTTGTTCTCTTCACTTGTTCTATCACAAGGTATGCTTGGAACATGGAGCCATCACATAGATATGCGGGAAGATTAGCCTTGCGTGCTGTATATCTAACAAAGGCAATTTCTTTGGCTCTTCAAGCCATACAAATCCGGTTTGGGATGCCAAACAAGAGCACTTTGTACAGACAGTTCTTGACAAGTAGTATTTCACAAATTAATTTTATGGGTTTTCGAGCTTACCGCGCTCTTCCATTCCTTTATGAACTTCGATGTGTACTTGATTGGTCTTGCACAACTACATCTTTGACCATGTATGATTGGTTGAAA TTGGAGGACATACATGGAAGTTTGTTTCTTGTCAAATGTGATGTGGAACTCAACAGAGCCAGCCATCAACAAGGGCAAAAGCAAACCAAAATGACAAAATTCTGCAATGGAATTTGCTTATTTTTGGTATTAATTTGTGTTATATGGGCTCCTATGCTG ATGTATAGCAGTGGAAATCCCACAAACATAGCAAACCCCATCAAAGATGCCAGTGTGCGAATCGAAATAAAAACAATCAGTGGAAGGCTGACATTGTTTGAAACTACTTTGTGTGAAAAAATATCTTGGAGCAAACTCAACACAGATACTAAGTTAGACACGCATGATTATCTAAGTACATACAATGAGCAAGACATTCAACTGATATGCTGCCAAGCTGATGCAAGTTCCTTATGGCTTGTCCCTCCTGTTGTTCAGACTAGATACATGAATTCTCTTCAGAGAAGCATGGACATTGTGCTCTCTTGGCAATTTACTAGGGACAGGCCAAAGGGAAAGGAAACAGTGAAATATGAACTAACTGTTCAAGATCAGGATCTTCCTAAATCATCAGAAGTGAGGGAAGTTTTAAATGGTACTGCCAATAGTTTCACAATACATAATCTATACCCAAGATACTTCAGGGTCACTGGCTCAGGTGAAGTGAGGTTTCTTGAAAATGCG GCTGATCTGGTCAGTGGAGAACTTGTTCTGAATAGGGGCAATCCAGAATGGTGGTCTTTCCATGACATAGATGAATCAAATGTTGGTGGATGTGGAGAGTTAGCAGGACCTTTGGCCATTGTTGTGTCTGAAGAAACTCCAC AGGGCATTCTTGGTGAAACACTGAGCAAATTCAGCATATGGGGTCTTTACATTACCTTTGTACTAGCGGTTGGTCGGTTCATAAGACTACAATGTTCTGATCTCAGAATGAGAATACCATTTGAGAATCTTCCTTCTTGTGACAG ATTGCTAGCAATATGTGAAGACATTTATGCAGCAAGAGCAGAAGGTGAACTGGAAGTTGAAGAGGTTCTATATTGGACACTTATTAAAATTTACCGGTCACCCCATATGCTTCTTGAGTACACCAAACTAGATTAA